ATGAAGACCGCGATTCGCATCCTGGCTGTGTTGTTCGTGGTTCCCGCCACGAGCCTCTTCGTCATTTGGATGCCGTTTTCGTTCATCCCTCTGGGGGAACAGCGGTGGGTTGTCCCGGTCGTGTCGTCGCTTTGCGCCATCGTCGCGGGGCGGTATGTCTGGGTCAAAACCGGAAAGGCACCCCACGGCGTGGTTTCGTCCATTTTTTATGGGGGCGTCGTGGTGGGCGGGATTGGTTTTTCAGCGGGCTTCTTCGGGCCGATCATTTTTGCTCCGGAGGCGAACCAAGGCCCGCTGCTCGGGATTTTCATCACGGGTCCGCTGGGATTCTTGCTCGGGGGACTGGGCGGCCTCGTATACGGGCTGATGCATCGCGAAAAAACGGGAGCGGACTGAGAAAATTATTCATCGCCATGGCACATCGATGCCGAGGGTCATTGGATTAAAAGCATATCCATTCCGGATTTTGATGACGGAGATCAAAGATGAAAGTCACCGAGATCGCATTTGTCGTCTATCCTGTGACCGACTTGGAAAGCGCAACGGCTTTCTACGAAGGGATTTTGGGCCTCACGCAATCTCGGTTCTTCGGGGATGAAGATCAAGGCATGATCGAGTACGATATCGGCCCGGGGACGCTCGCCATCGGCTGGGGCGTCTCGCAGTTTATGCCCTCGCCGGGGGGCGGTTGCGCGGCGCTTGAGCTGGACGACTTCGGCGGCATGGTGGGCCGTCTCCGGGAAAACGACTGCCCATTCGTGTCAGAGCCAACCGAGACTCCCGTTTGTTACATGGCGGTGATCTCCGACCCGGACGGGAATTCCCTGATGATTCATCAAAGGAAGGTTCGGTAATCACCCCCTCCTCGTCGCCCCTTCGCGAGAACCGACCTCATCTCCTGGACTTCCTTGTCAGAGTCCGGGTTGGGTGGTATATTTAGCGATAGGAATTCCGGCCCGTTGAAAGGGGGGCTCCCAAGCATGTGGCCCAGCACGACCGTACCTTCCAAGTTTGACGCCGTAAAAGATAAAGATGAGCAGATCTACTGGGTGGGGAAGCCGGCTTTGATTCCGTTCGTCGCCACCGGCATACCCATTCTGATCGTTGGAATGCTTTGGGGCGCCTTTGATTATTTCGGCATCATACGCAACATGCCAGGCCATATGCCGGGGTTTGCGATTCCGTTCTTCGCCCTGCATTTGTTTCCATTCTACGGAAGTGTCTTGTACATGGCGCACCTTTTTCTCGTCCGGGGAAACACCTTTTATGCTTATACCAACAAGCGGTTGATGATGCGAAGCGGTGTTTGGGGAACCGATTTCAACGCGATCGATTATGACAAAGTATCCGACATCGAGGTAAACGTGAACCCGATCGAAAACCTGTTTGGCGTGGGAACCGTGAGGGCCTTTTCGGGTCGCGTCAACGACAAAGGCGGCCGGATCTACGACAGCTTCATTGCCATCTCGAATCCGTACGAGGTTTTCAAAAAAATCAAAG
This region of Nitrospiria bacterium genomic DNA includes:
- a CDS encoding PH domain-containing protein, with translation MWPSTTVPSKFDAVKDKDEQIYWVGKPALIPFVATGIPILIVGMLWGAFDYFGIIRNMPGHMPGFAIPFFALHLFPFYGSVLYMAHLFLVRGNTFYAYTNKRLMMRSGVWGTDFNAIDYDKVSDIEVNVNPIENLFGVGTVRAFSGRVNDKGGRIYDSFIAISNPYEVFKKIKEVSVNIKTDWNYPNALRPEVNPGYQTKYSPKQ
- a CDS encoding VOC family protein, with protein sequence MKVTEIAFVVYPVTDLESATAFYEGILGLTQSRFFGDEDQGMIEYDIGPGTLAIGWGVSQFMPSPGGGCAALELDDFGGMVGRLRENDCPFVSEPTETPVCYMAVISDPDGNSLMIHQRKVR